One genomic region from Candidatus Bathyarchaeia archaeon encodes:
- a CDS encoding Snf7 family protein, giving the protein MDNAGILRMYKDLPSPLSLFLEESSLSEKFSRRWDERRDEQPITERIKEAVRPPGPLKPRLDMAVRRIELQIQKLDQASERFSQRDKSIFARIVDAYTKHDMARANVFANELAEIRKMEKMIMQARLALEQIVLRLRTVSELGDVVSTLGPAVSVLRAVKTGMANIFPEAERELGQIGNLLSGIIVEAGQSTGLSINFETANEDAQKILTEAAAVAEQKIKEKFPELPAGIPQVPLPEKSPTETS; this is encoded by the coding sequence GTGGATAATGCGGGCATATTAAGAATGTATAAAGATTTGCCAAGCCCCTTAAGCCTCTTCTTGGAGGAATCAAGCTTGTCAGAAAAATTTAGTAGAAGATGGGATGAGAGACGCGACGAGCAACCAATAACAGAACGCATAAAAGAGGCTGTCAGACCGCCGGGTCCATTGAAACCAAGGCTTGACATGGCTGTCCGCCGAATAGAACTCCAAATCCAGAAGTTGGATCAGGCCAGTGAAAGGTTTAGCCAAAGAGATAAGTCAATATTTGCAAGGATTGTTGACGCTTATACAAAGCATGACATGGCACGGGCAAACGTCTTCGCCAACGAGCTAGCTGAAATAAGGAAAATGGAAAAGATGATTATGCAGGCTAGGCTTGCCCTTGAACAAATTGTGTTACGCTTGCGCACAGTTTCAGAGCTTGGAGACGTTGTTTCAACCCTTGGTCCAGCTGTAAGCGTGTTAAGAGCTGTAAAGACTGGAATGGCTAACATCTTTCCAGAAGCGGAGAGGGAGTTGGGGCAAATAGGCAACCTTTTAAGCGGAATAATAGTTGAGGCTGGACAAAGCACAGGATTGTCCATAAACTTTGAAACAGCCAACGAAGACGCCCAAAAAATCCTCACAGAGGCAGCGGCCGTAGCTGAACAGAAAATTAAGGAGAAATTCCCAGAGCTTCCGGCAGGAATCCCGCAGGTGCCGCTACCAGAAAAATCCCCAACGGAAACATCTTAG
- a CDS encoding AAA family ATPase: MEASQELEKSATNYALEAVRLDKQGARGMAITMYQKAIETLLKLVQLYPDYSLNKVYIQRAIAYQERIKVLQGAVGPAEPRAEEAKGVEGAKTGEEKKATYEDLIVKEKPNVKWDEVIGLDTAKKAIKEAIIYPVQRPDLFPLGWPRGILLFGPPGCGKTLLAAAAATEIDAVFISVDAASIMSKWLGEAEQNVARLFDSARKSALEDKKPAIIFIDELDSLMGKHSNEVGGEVRVRNQFLKEMDGIIDKGKNIHVYVIGATNKPWDLDWPFIRRFQKRILVPLPDHHARLMMFKHYTSNLLLAPDVDLHELARLSEGFSGSDIKDVCQAAHLKVIGEFFESGQAANKLAKPRPLRMSDFRQILEERKPSVSLDMLALYNRWFEAFKAL; this comes from the coding sequence ATGGAAGCGTCGCAGGAACTTGAAAAATCCGCCACAAATTACGCATTAGAGGCTGTTCGCCTTGACAAGCAGGGGGCAAGGGGCATGGCTATAACCATGTATCAGAAGGCCATAGAAACTCTTCTGAAGCTTGTCCAGCTTTATCCAGATTACAGCCTAAACAAGGTTTACATCCAGAGAGCCATAGCTTACCAAGAGAGAATAAAGGTGCTGCAGGGTGCGGTGGGTCCAGCGGAACCAAGGGCAGAGGAAGCCAAAGGTGTTGAAGGGGCAAAAACAGGCGAAGAAAAGAAGGCCACTTACGAAGACTTAATTGTTAAGGAAAAGCCAAACGTGAAATGGGACGAGGTTATAGGACTTGACACCGCAAAGAAAGCCATAAAGGAAGCCATAATCTACCCTGTTCAAAGGCCAGACTTGTTCCCGCTTGGCTGGCCTAGGGGTATACTTCTATTCGGTCCGCCTGGATGCGGTAAAACTTTGTTGGCTGCCGCCGCTGCAACGGAAATCGACGCGGTTTTTATTTCCGTGGATGCTGCCTCAATAATGTCTAAGTGGCTCGGCGAGGCTGAGCAGAATGTTGCCCGTCTTTTTGATTCTGCTAGAAAATCTGCTTTGGAGGATAAGAAGCCAGCCATAATTTTCATTGATGAGTTGGACTCCTTGATGGGGAAACATTCCAATGAGGTGGGCGGTGAAGTACGGGTGCGAAACCAGTTCCTGAAAGAAATGGACGGCATAATAGACAAGGGTAAAAACATCCACGTCTACGTTATTGGGGCCACAAATAAGCCTTGGGATTTGGACTGGCCGTTTATTAGGCGTTTCCAAAAGCGCATTCTTGTGCCGCTTCCGGACCACCATGCTCGCCTAATGATGTTTAAGCATTATACCAGCAATTTGCTTTTGGCTCCGGATGTGGACTTGCATGAGTTGGCAAGGCTTTCGGAGGGCTTTTCAGGAAGCGACATAAAAGACGTCTGCCAAGCAGCCCACCTAAAGGTTATAGGCGAATTCTTCGAGTCTGGTCAGGCTGCCAACAAGCTTGCCAAGCCAAGGCCCTTACGGATGAGCGATTTTAGGCAGATTCTCGAGGAGAGGAAGCCGAGCGTCTCCCTTGACATGCTAGCCCTATACAACCGTTGGTTTGAAGCCTTTAAAGCTCTATAG
- a CDS encoding Snf7 family protein, with protein MHKLRIQQHKVVQASIRLKERDKSLFQTCVTALRANNKERAAICANELAEVRKLINFLQQVELAIERVILRLETVKELSDIVIDLKPALRTLQSVSKQLFDVLPEVSSELSEINDVIGETIYSTRISADEVVIPVDKLTPAGEQILKEVSSFLEKKLAEKLPEPPAMQEEALAPKLEAKLEPAQAQIKQMVALAASCSQSVGGETVEAEEGSSQNLISFRKAEIQEISLRVGKPTLEDALLEYVRKSGGEIDLIRCSRELGVSYEDIEKALQSLGAKGKIKIEARR; from the coding sequence GTGCATAAACTGCGCATCCAACAACACAAAGTCGTTCAAGCATCCATAAGGCTTAAGGAAAGGGACAAGAGCCTATTCCAAACCTGCGTGACGGCACTGAGAGCCAACAACAAGGAAAGAGCCGCAATATGTGCAAACGAGCTGGCTGAAGTGCGCAAACTAATCAATTTTCTACAGCAGGTGGAGCTTGCCATTGAAAGGGTTATCCTCCGCCTCGAAACAGTGAAGGAGCTAAGCGACATAGTCATAGACCTAAAACCCGCATTAAGAACTCTTCAAAGTGTTTCTAAACAACTTTTTGACGTCTTGCCAGAGGTTTCCTCAGAGCTTAGCGAGATTAACGATGTTATAGGAGAGACAATTTATTCTACTAGGATATCTGCAGACGAGGTAGTAATTCCCGTCGACAAACTCACGCCAGCTGGAGAGCAAATCCTGAAGGAAGTTTCAAGCTTCTTGGAGAAGAAGTTGGCTGAAAAGCTTCCTGAACCGCCCGCTATGCAGGAGGAGGCACTGGCGCCGAAGCTGGAGGCGAAACTAGAGCCTGCTCAAGCCCAGATTAAGCAGATGGTTGCCTTAGCCGCTTCATGCTCCCAGTCTGTTGGCGGCGAAACTGTTGAAGCTGAAGAGGGCAGCTCCCAAAACCTCATCTCCTTCAGAAAGGCTGAAATTCAAGAGATTTCGCTTCGTGTTGGGAAGCCAACCCTTGAAGACGCCCTTTTGGAGTATGTTCGGAAAAGCGGAGGTGAAATAGATCTGATACGCTGTTCTCGGGAGTTAGGCGTCTCATATGAAGATATTGAGAAGGCTCTTCAAAGTCTTGGGGCTAAGGGTAAGATAAAGATTGAAGCTAGAAGGTGA
- the mobB gene encoding molybdopterin-guanine dinucleotide biosynthesis protein B, whose product MKNKVTATVIAVLGSKESGKTTTIEALTRELTSRGYKVAAVKHIPEKNFTIDTEGKDTWRFAEAGAKTVVCISPKEIAIIEKGDTNDFSLEAIMEKCRNSDIILIEGFRKILGENPYVPKIVAVKSKEEIAEALKAFKPIIAFTGPYSATGKDLPTPYFNVFKEQGKLAELVEKIIREKRGF is encoded by the coding sequence TTGAAAAACAAAGTCACAGCCACAGTAATAGCCGTTCTGGGAAGCAAAGAGTCCGGAAAAACAACAACAATAGAAGCCCTAACAAGGGAGTTAACAAGCCGAGGCTACAAAGTGGCAGCCGTAAAACACATTCCAGAAAAAAACTTCACAATCGACACAGAAGGCAAGGACACTTGGAGATTCGCCGAGGCTGGAGCAAAAACTGTGGTCTGCATTTCACCAAAAGAAATAGCCATTATAGAAAAGGGCGACACGAATGATTTTTCCCTTGAAGCAATAATGGAAAAATGCCGAAACAGCGACATAATCCTCATCGAAGGTTTCAGAAAAATTTTGGGCGAAAACCCATACGTGCCAAAAATAGTGGCAGTAAAATCTAAAGAGGAGATTGCTGAGGCTCTAAAAGCCTTCAAGCCCATAATAGCCTTTACAGGTCCATACTCGGCGACGGGAAAAGACTTGCCAACTCCATATTTTAATGTTTTCAAAGAGCAAGGTAAACTTGCGGAGCTTGTGGAAAAAATTATAAGGGAAAAAAGAGGCTTTTGA
- a CDS encoding CdvA-like protein has protein sequence MPQDPNLFLSLGKVVRDEYGRPIGEVASLAVKPNGGVDAIYIRHSDGRFVKYPAGTIKVEGSDVIFLSKVKYDTSVFCDQIPLIWRKDQALKELLEKKKISPEVYEDLHRSFEGALNQLKSEAQNLLERIDKEIERCSQEIKELNYALVHLEVEHEIGEVDDQSYQAALAKIQECLKRANLEKTDLESMKNKLSNILLGEAPPKTVTEVHAEEAPTPPSPSLPEPPVIVYVKEAGESAI, from the coding sequence ATGCCACAAGACCCCAATCTTTTTTTGTCCCTTGGAAAAGTTGTTAGAGACGAGTATGGACGCCCAATAGGAGAAGTTGCATCCTTAGCCGTTAAACCCAACGGTGGAGTAGACGCCATTTACATAAGGCACAGTGATGGGCGCTTCGTTAAGTATCCGGCTGGAACCATAAAAGTTGAAGGCTCAGACGTAATTTTCCTTTCAAAGGTTAAATATGACACTTCCGTTTTCTGCGATCAGATTCCACTTATATGGCGAAAAGACCAAGCCTTGAAAGAGCTTTTGGAGAAAAAAAAGATTTCACCAGAAGTTTATGAAGACTTGCATAGGAGTTTTGAGGGCGCCTTGAACCAGCTTAAAAGCGAAGCCCAAAACCTGCTGGAAAGAATCGATAAAGAGATTGAGAGATGCAGCCAAGAGATTAAGGAGCTTAATTATGCGCTTGTCCACCTGGAAGTGGAGCATGAAATAGGCGAGGTTGACGACCAATCTTATCAGGCGGCATTAGCAAAAATCCAAGAATGCCTAAAAAGGGCTAATTTGGAGAAAACAGACCTTGAAAGCATGAAGAATAAGCTTTCAAATATTCTATTGGGAGAGGCGCCGCCGAAGACAGTTACTGAAGTGCATGCTGAAGAAGCCCCAACTCCCCCGTCTCCAAGTCTGCCAGAACCCCCAGTCATAGTTTACGTGAAAGAAGCAGGCGAATCTGCAATTTAG